A single genomic interval of Vibrio maritimus harbors:
- the gltS gene encoding sodium/glutamate symporter — MNNTISVGTLESFLIAISVLFLGHLINSKLPVLRKYNIPEPIVGGLIVAIIITVLHFNGINLEFSLPLQKTFMLMFFATVGLAANYTQLMKGGAKVFIFLGVASVYIVIQNSVGVGLASLLGLEPLMGLIAGSITLSGGHGTGAAWSQTITETYGIANTLEIAMASATFGLIIGGIIGSPVAQRLIDKNDFESEYGRGNDTHERFPELVTYNEYERDRVTAKKVVEVLFILLICVTGAKYLHEWVSTFEISWLMIPDFVYALFIGVFITNICEVTKSYKVDAETVDILGTVSLSLFLAMALMSLQLWNIFDLAIPFLVILGVQSIVLAFFAYYVTFRVMGKNYDGAVIAGGHCGFGLGATPTAVMNMGSIVNRFGPSPQAFMVVPIVGAFFIDIVNLIILQGFITVIG; from the coding sequence ATGAACAACACCATCTCTGTTGGCACGTTAGAATCTTTTTTGATCGCAATCAGCGTTCTTTTTCTTGGGCACTTAATCAATAGTAAGTTGCCGGTTCTTCGCAAGTACAATATCCCAGAACCCATTGTAGGTGGCTTGATTGTCGCCATCATCATCACAGTACTGCACTTTAACGGCATCAATTTAGAGTTCTCTCTCCCACTGCAGAAAACCTTTATGTTGATGTTTTTTGCCACTGTTGGTTTGGCTGCCAATTATACGCAGCTGATGAAAGGTGGTGCGAAGGTGTTTATATTCTTGGGTGTTGCGTCTGTCTATATCGTGATACAAAACAGTGTTGGCGTCGGTCTAGCCAGTTTGCTTGGCTTAGAGCCTTTGATGGGACTGATAGCGGGCTCTATTACCCTTTCTGGTGGTCACGGTACGGGCGCGGCTTGGTCACAAACCATTACAGAAACGTACGGTATTGCCAACACTCTTGAAATTGCAATGGCATCGGCGACGTTTGGTTTAATTATCGGCGGTATTATTGGTAGCCCTGTAGCCCAGAGGCTGATTGATAAGAATGATTTTGAATCAGAATATGGCCGTGGTAACGATACACACGAGCGTTTCCCTGAGCTGGTAACTTATAACGAGTATGAACGCGACCGTGTTACCGCCAAGAAGGTGGTAGAAGTTCTATTTATCCTGCTCATTTGCGTAACAGGTGCGAAGTACCTGCATGAATGGGTCAGTACCTTTGAGATCTCTTGGTTGATGATTCCAGATTTCGTTTACGCACTGTTTATTGGTGTCTTCATCACAAACATCTGTGAGGTGACTAAGAGTTATAAAGTGGATGCTGAAACAGTAGATATTCTAGGTACCGTTTCTTTGTCGCTCTTCTTAGCAATGGCACTTATGAGTCTGCAACTGTGGAATATTTTTGACCTTGCAATTCCTTTCCTCGTCATCCTTGGCGTGCAGTCTATCGTTCTTGCTTTCTTCGCTTACTACGTGACATTTAGGGTAATGGGCAAGAACTACGACGGAGCGGTCATTGCTGGCGGTCATTGTGGTTTCGGGCTTGGCGCAACGCCAACAGCCGTAATGAACATGGGTTCAATTGTGAATCGATTTGGTCCTTCACCGCAGGCTTTCATGGTAGTCCCAATCGTTGGTGCGTTCTTTATCGATATCGTAAACCTCATCATCCTACAAGGGTTTATAACCGTCATCGGCTAA
- a CDS encoding VCBS domain-containing protein has protein sequence MSVFTLHGLAQVSGTLVVDANGQLVVLPLGADPRPGDVVIRVLDNEEVGDDINIELVQEDGSVEDIELDADAEAIIAQIEGGEDPTQNEEQATAAGQISGSSLTLTGAVARDGEEVIAATQFDTSALEAQGLTTTQSLTLLQFLTNTNPTITSDELIGFSVESGNNQDGSTFDGTPSLSGQLSASDVEFAADTLTWEVLSSPENLSDYGTFTLDSDGQWSFELSNDSEAVDALNVDDVVPLVFNVQVTDPLSGSTQQQIVITISGTNDKPIISEESALSGLVEEAGHLDDGTPTEGISQVSGQVAATDVDSEPESLTWSLSGDADTTYGEFSITEQGVWTYKLANSGEEFSDAQRAAVDALKEGEVIPLTFKVKVTDDQGVSVEETVTVTINGTNDVPVLDANLPVSGDVRESGSFDDGTEDVGVPTASGQLSATDVDSSTLTWSTVGDVSNSYGTFSITENGLWTFTLDNAAAAVEGLNEGDEIPLTFTVQVEDEQGGTVSQQVSIVINGTNDAPVITGGDYSGEVEEAGADTEGTGTATGQIIASDVDSAQGALNYAISGSSPFGDIEIDENGQWTFTLDNSADVTQSLNNGDSEVVEYTVIVTDDFGAIDEQTISITIQGTNDAPVLDSDLPISGDVRESGSFDDGSEDVSAPSASGQLSATDVDSSTLTWSAVGDVSNSYGTFSITDSGLWTFTLDNEAAAVDGLNEGDEIPLTFTVQVEDEQGATVSQQISIVINGTNDAPVITGEDFSGEVKEAGAKTEGTNTATGQIIATDVDSAQGALQYAINGSSPFGDIEIDEDGQWTFTLDNSADVTQSLDKGDVEVVEYTVVVTDDFGAVDEQTISITIKGTNDAPDITGGKFAGTVKEAGANTEGKDTVTGRVVAKDVDDTQDELTYSVKGNSPYGELTIDEDGNWTFELDNDAKATQALDSGDEVTALFTVVVKDDNGAKDEQVISIDIKGTNDAPDIVRGKFTGTVKEAGANTEGKDTVTGRVVAKDVDDTQDELTYSVKGNSPYGELTIDEDGNWTFELDNDAKATQALDSGDEVTALFTVVVKDDNGAKDEQVISIDIKGTNDAPDIVRGKFSGTVKEAGANTEGKDTVTGRVVAKDVDDTQDELTYSVKGNSPYGELTIDEDGNWTFELDNDAKATQALDSGDEVTALFTVVVKDDNGAKDEQVISIDIKGTNDAPDIVRGKFTGTVKEAGANTEGKDTVTGRVVAKDVDDTQDELTYSVKGNSPYGDLTIDEDGNWTFELDNDAKATQALDSGDEVTALFTVVVKDDNGAKDEQVISIDIKGTNDAPDIVRGKFSGTVKEAGENTEGKDTVTGRVVAKDVDDTQDELTYSVKGNSPYGELTIDEDGNWTFELDNDAKATQALDSGDEVTALFTVVVKDDNGAKDEQVISIDIKGTNDAPDIVRGKFSGTVKEAGANTEGKDTVTGRVVAKDVDDTHDELTYSVKGNSPYGDLTIDEDGNWTFELDNDAKATQALDNGDEVTALFTVVVKDDNGAKDEQVISIDIKGTNDAPDIVRGKFTGTVKEAGANTEGKDTVTGRVVAKDVDDTQDDLIYSVKGNSPYGELSIDEDGNWTFELDNDAKATQALDSGDEVTALFTVVVKDDNGAKDEQVISIDIKGTNDAPDIVRGKFSGTVKEAGANTEGKDTVTGRVVAKDVDDTQDELTYSVKGNSPYGDLTIDEDGNWTFELDNDAKATQKLDNGDLETAVFTVVVKDDNGVKDEQVISIDIKGTNDAPDIVRGKFTGEVTEAGTNSAGRDTVSGRIVAKDIDDTKEQLEYSIQGSSPLGELTINDAGKWTFTLDNEAANYLGEGDVETIQYTVIVTDDNGATDEQVITIDVKGTNDDPIIDLDGSADGTGYSALFTEGDEPIMVVDNDLVVTDDVDLISKAEIKLTNPQLNDALTHVGTLPNGLSVSTATVGGAIVLTISGQGSAEDYELALKQIQFNNTSEDPNDIDRVIEISVFDDQNVESNVATSTITVVPVNDLPESEDFSFVINDNDPTPVVFDSGAAPIDGVDSGVGDDHISDVEDDINNQQVLVTITELPTGGKLFYDGDEITQAHVENGDTFDPTKITYEPSEEAQGFILGSKVIPTESDLESSREEFYNWGNEVDGKNRVLELANGDEITISSNKGKLTQYRGDVQDNHVGHGLGIGGGQGINEGEQLTIDFSSRPATHVELGLDGMGGYFYSGLDNDNESAVTIEVMLSDGSTVEYVPDFQKDSSGNNELFHALSFSVEDLSGVDEGVLITGISVGTSGPGNWELRYLDTALNDSFKYKAVDSDEALSEESVVTIIDERDNNAAPTLDLDLSADGTGFDTLFTEGDAPINVVDDDITIFDENNVIGSAEILFTNPKDGDTFEVASLQDGDFLLSGLQYGYEVIDEGLPTESIKITLTGEATPADYEAAIQLIKFENSSQNPDQTSRVIEITTFDDKSLPSNTAVSTIDVSSVADVVVSPAEGDEDTNIDLAIVLPAGSDVSKVVISGIPSGAKLFDDGTELTFTGDSIEVLPSQLAKLSILPPENSDEDFVLAVDGVGSGGASVEMHDLSVTVKPVTDMPTLTVSGEQILSAINFENVDLGNRSWKGNIDGTQLSVDTSDELNLGDWGVITDRGEVGKERVYMGSGGDNQIFEIEGRRGQTDSLFTEFDGEAGQFYELNFDAAARRNDSPMDIILTKETSPGVWEDVEVLRSYSNGGEHELDVRQWSRDEQVFFQIPDDGSYRVVFESPEQNSYGALLDNITLSATENVGYEDSLIDLSDISAALTDVDGSESLTLQLSGLPDGATLWLDGSELTVTGGVVELPTDVSLENLQVVVADPNTYTLTVTATSSEGDTEHPVADKSVVKTINLIVLDVNEANNTPPEVVDFDVFAGDDTIPLHFADFATDIEDDANSDKDTLVEITELPQYGELYVEVNNGDGRLYLEVGDTVLDKTVIQYELNNGFSANEDGFDPSLSALLEQSIEITGGIYTGARPDPDSISAEQLANIAYDDNGNDKHSGFFTQQTGQNGQDNENGNGRNTDEGEYIAVRYTAGSMTHAKVTLASLTGNIVQGNGNAQAAVITAFLYLNGAYVGAQQLDPDTDLHPASGNSSKVATMDIQSEQPFDEVRVVLTNENGKGFVLQGFEAVDTDVTDSFKYEAVDDDGARSSSDATVTINISPEGNFTDSNNDEDYDFAAKGTETSYLYGTEGDDLLIGGDGDDLLIGGKGSDTLTGGEGNDTFKWTESDLDGHRDVITDFSRENGNNDVIDLKDLFEETDSLDDLLADNTIVVSEDNGSTLINVDKGNGKSVTIELEGVVGVDNNMLNNILIIQDS, from the coding sequence ATGAGTGTGTTTACATTACATGGCTTAGCGCAAGTTTCAGGTACATTAGTTGTTGATGCCAACGGGCAGTTGGTGGTCCTCCCTCTAGGAGCAGATCCTCGACCTGGTGATGTGGTTATCCGCGTCCTCGATAATGAAGAGGTGGGAGATGATATAAACATTGAGCTAGTCCAAGAAGATGGTTCGGTTGAGGACATCGAACTCGATGCCGATGCTGAGGCTATTATCGCTCAGATTGAAGGTGGCGAAGACCCGACTCAAAATGAAGAACAAGCGACTGCGGCAGGACAGATTTCTGGCTCAAGTTTAACTCTCACTGGTGCGGTTGCTCGCGATGGCGAGGAGGTTATTGCTGCAACTCAGTTCGATACTTCTGCTCTCGAAGCGCAGGGGCTAACTACCACACAATCGCTCACGCTACTTCAGTTTCTCACCAACACTAACCCCACTATTACGTCTGATGAGTTGATTGGATTCTCCGTAGAATCAGGAAACAATCAAGACGGCAGCACTTTTGACGGTACCCCCTCTCTATCTGGCCAACTATCTGCTTCGGATGTTGAGTTTGCAGCAGACACTCTTACTTGGGAGGTGCTCTCATCACCCGAGAACCTTTCTGATTACGGGACGTTTACACTCGATTCTGACGGACAATGGAGCTTCGAGCTGAGCAATGACTCTGAGGCTGTTGATGCGCTGAATGTAGATGATGTCGTGCCACTTGTGTTCAACGTACAGGTGACAGATCCACTGTCAGGTAGCACGCAACAACAAATAGTTATCACTATATCGGGTACCAACGATAAACCTATCATCAGTGAAGAGAGTGCGCTTTCTGGCCTGGTAGAAGAGGCTGGTCATCTTGATGATGGAACTCCAACAGAGGGTATCTCACAGGTAAGCGGTCAGGTAGCGGCAACCGATGTGGATTCTGAACCAGAGTCACTGACATGGAGTCTATCTGGTGATGCAGACACGACCTATGGTGAGTTTTCGATTACCGAACAAGGTGTCTGGACCTATAAGCTAGCCAATTCAGGTGAAGAGTTCAGTGATGCACAACGCGCAGCAGTGGATGCACTCAAAGAAGGAGAAGTGATCCCACTTACCTTCAAAGTCAAAGTTACCGATGACCAAGGTGTCAGTGTTGAAGAAACGGTTACCGTCACGATTAACGGCACCAACGATGTACCGGTATTAGATGCTAATCTCCCGGTCAGCGGCGATGTGCGTGAGTCAGGTAGCTTTGATGATGGAACTGAGGATGTAGGTGTACCCACTGCAAGTGGTCAACTCTCCGCGACAGACGTTGATTCTAGCACTCTCACTTGGAGCACAGTTGGTGATGTATCCAATTCGTACGGTACATTCAGCATCACCGAGAACGGTTTGTGGACCTTTACGTTAGACAATGCAGCTGCGGCTGTAGAAGGGTTAAACGAAGGTGACGAAATCCCATTGACCTTTACTGTTCAAGTAGAAGACGAACAAGGTGGCACGGTTTCTCAACAAGTCAGCATTGTAATCAATGGGACTAACGACGCGCCTGTTATCACAGGTGGGGACTATTCTGGTGAGGTCGAAGAGGCTGGTGCTGACACTGAGGGTACAGGTACTGCAACGGGGCAGATAATTGCTAGCGATGTGGATAGTGCTCAGGGTGCGCTTAATTATGCTATTAGTGGTAGCAGCCCGTTTGGTGACATCGAAATCGATGAAAACGGTCAGTGGACATTCACTCTTGATAATAGTGCCGATGTTACTCAGTCTCTTAACAATGGCGACTCTGAAGTTGTTGAGTATACGGTTATCGTCACTGATGACTTCGGAGCAATTGATGAACAGACGATCAGTATCACGATACAAGGTACCAACGACGCTCCCGTTCTAGATTCTGATCTTCCTATTAGCGGTGATGTTCGTGAATCGGGTAGTTTTGACGATGGCTCAGAGGATGTTAGTGCTCCTAGCGCGAGTGGTCAACTCTCTGCAACGGATGTAGATTCCAGTACTCTCACTTGGAGTGCAGTTGGTGATGTATCCAATTCATATGGGACATTCAGCATTACAGACAGTGGTCTGTGGACCTTTACGCTAGACAATGAAGCAGCCGCTGTAGACGGGTTAAACGAAGGCGATGAAATCCCTTTGACCTTTACTGTTCAAGTAGAAGACGAGCAGGGAGCGACCGTTTCTCAACAGATTAGCATTGTCATCAATGGAACTAACGACGCACCTGTCATTACGGGCGAGGACTTCTCTGGTGAGGTTAAAGAGGCGGGTGCTAAAACAGAGGGTACAAATACTGCCACTGGGCAGATAATCGCTACCGATGTGGACAGTGCTCAAGGCGCGCTTCAATACGCGATTAACGGTAGCAGCCCGTTTGGTGACATTGAAATTGATGAAGATGGTCAGTGGACGTTCACTCTCGATAATAGTGCAGATGTAACACAGTCTCTCGACAAAGGTGACGTAGAGGTTGTGGAGTACACGGTTGTTGTCACTGACGATTTTGGTGCTGTTGATGAACAGACGATCAGCATTACGATAAAGGGTACCAATGATGCACCTGACATTACGGGTGGTAAGTTCGCGGGCACCGTAAAAGAAGCGGGAGCAAACACCGAAGGCAAAGATACGGTTACGGGCCGTGTGGTCGCCAAAGATGTGGATGATACCCAAGATGAGCTAACCTATAGCGTCAAAGGCAACAGCCCGTATGGTGAGTTGACCATCGATGAGGATGGTAACTGGACCTTTGAGCTCGATAACGACGCGAAGGCGACACAAGCGCTGGATAGCGGCGACGAGGTCACGGCACTCTTTACCGTTGTGGTGAAAGACGACAATGGTGCAAAAGACGAGCAAGTTATCTCCATCGATATCAAAGGCACCAACGATGCCCCAGACATCGTGCGCGGTAAGTTCACCGGCACCGTGAAAGAAGCCGGTGCGAACACCGAAGGCAAAGATACGGTGACGGGCCGTGTGGTCGCCAAAGATGTGGATGACACCCAAGATGAGCTGACTTACAGCGTCAAAGGTAATAGCCCTTACGGCGAGTTGACCATCGATGAGGATGGTAACTGGACCTTTGAGCTTGATAACGATGCGAAGGCGACACAAGCGCTGGATAGCGGCGACGAGGTCACGGCACTCTTTACCGTTGTGGTGAAAGACGACAATGGCGCGAAAGACGAGCAAGTTATCTCCATCGACATCAAAGGTACCAACGATGCCCCAGACATCGTGCGCGGTAAGTTCTCGGGCACCGTGAAAGAAGCCGGTGCGAACACCGAAGGCAAAGATACGGTGACGGGCCGTGTGGTCGCTAAAGATGTGGATGACACCCAAGATGAGCTGACTTACAGCGTCAAAGGTAACAGCCCTTACGGCGAGTTGACCATCGATGAGGATGGTAACTGGACCTTTGAACTCGATAACGACGCGAAGGCGACACAAGCGCTGGATAGCGGCGACGAGGTCACGGCACTCTTTACCGTTGTGGTGAAAGACGACAATGGCGCGAAAGACGAGCAAGTTATCTCCATTGACATCAAGGGCACCAACGATGCGCCAGATATCGTGCGTGGTAAGTTCACGGGCACTGTAAAAGAAGCTGGTGCGAACACCGAAGGCAAAGACACGGTGACGGGTCGTGTGGTCGCGAAAGATGTGGATGACACGCAAGATGAGCTAACCTACAGCGTCAAAGGTAACAGCCCTTACGGCGATTTGACCATCGATGAGGATGGTAACTGGACCTTTGAGCTCGATAACGATGCGAAGGCGACACAAGCGCTGGATAGCGGCGACGAGGTCACGGCACTCTTTACCGTTGTGGTGAAAGACGACAATGGCGCGAAAGATGAGCAAGTTATCTCCATCGACATCAAAGGCACCAACGATGCCCCAGACATCGTGCGTGGTAAGTTCTCGGGCACTGTAAAAGAAGCGGGTGAGAACACCGAAGGCAAAGATACGGTGACGGGCCGTGTGGTCGCTAAAGATGTGGATGACACCCAAGATGAGCTGACTTACAGCGTCAAAGGCAATAGCCCTTACGGTGAGTTGACCATCGATGAGGATGGTAACTGGACCTTTGAGCTTGATAACGACGCGAAGGCCACACAAGCGCTGGATAGCGGCGACGAGGTCACGGCACTCTTCACCGTTGTGGTGAAAGACGACAATGGCGCGAAAGATGAGCAAGTTATCTCCATCGACATTAAGGGCACCAACGATGCGCCAGATATCGTGCGCGGTAAGTTCTCGGGCACCGTGAAAGAAGCCGGTGCGAACACCGAGGGCAAAGATACGGTGACGGGCCGTGTGGTCGCCAAAGATGTGGATGACACGCATGATGAGCTGACTTACAGCGTCAAAGGTAACAGCCCTTACGGCGATTTGACCATCGATGAGGATGGTAACTGGACCTTTGAGCTTGATAACGACGCGAAGGCGACACAAGCGCTGGATAACGGCGATGAGGTCACGGCACTCTTTACCGTTGTGGTGAAAGACGACAATGGCGCGAAAGACGAGCAAGTTATCTCCATTGACATCAAAGGCACCAATGATGCCCCAGACATCGTGCGTGGTAAGTTCACGGGCACCGTGAAAGAAGCCGGTGCGAACACCGAAGGCAAAGACACGGTGACGGGTCGTGTGGTCGCGAAAGATGTGGATGACACGCAAGATGATCTGATCTACAGCGTCAAGGGCAATAGCCCATACGGTGAGCTGAGCATCGATGAGGATGGTAACTGGACCTTTGAGCTCGATAACGACGCGAAGGCAACACAAGCGCTGGATAGCGGCGACGAGGTCACGGCACTCTTTACCGTTGTGGTGAAAGACGACAATGGCGCGAAAGACGAGCAAGTTATCTCCATTGACATCAAAGGTACCAACGATGCCCCAGACATCGTGCGCGGTAAGTTCTCGGGCACCGTGAAAGAAGCCGGTGCGAACACCGAGGGCAAAGACACGGTGACAGGCCGTGTGGTCGCTAAAGATGTGGATGACACCCAAGATGAGCTGACTTACAGCGTCAAAGGTAACAGCCCTTACGGTGATTTAACCATCGATGAGGATGGTAACTGGACCTTTGAACTTGATAACGATGCGAAGGCGACGCAGAAACTCGACAACGGCGACTTGGAAACGGCTGTCTTCACTGTCGTGGTGAAAGACGACAATGGCGTGAAAGACGAGCAAGTTATCTCCATCGACATCAAAGGCACCAACGATGCTCCAGATATTGTGCGTGGCAAATTCACTGGTGAAGTGACCGAAGCAGGTACTAACAGCGCTGGCCGCGATACTGTTTCTGGTCGCATCGTCGCTAAAGACATCGATGATACTAAAGAGCAGTTAGAATACAGCATTCAAGGAAGTAGCCCACTTGGGGAGCTTACCATTAATGATGCGGGTAAGTGGACATTCACGCTGGACAATGAGGCGGCCAATTACCTGGGGGAAGGTGATGTTGAGACTATCCAATACACGGTTATTGTGACAGACGATAACGGCGCGACAGATGAGCAAGTCATTACTATCGATGTCAAAGGTACTAATGATGATCCAATCATTGACTTAGATGGTAGCGCAGACGGAACGGGTTATTCAGCACTGTTCACCGAGGGTGATGAGCCTATCATGGTTGTCGACAATGATCTGGTGGTGACTGACGATGTCGATCTTATTTCAAAAGCAGAAATAAAACTTACCAACCCTCAATTGAATGATGCGTTGACCCATGTAGGTACACTGCCTAATGGTCTTAGTGTCTCTACGGCAACTGTGGGTGGAGCGATAGTTCTCACCATTTCAGGCCAAGGCTCTGCAGAGGATTATGAGCTAGCGCTCAAACAGATCCAATTCAACAATACCAGTGAAGATCCAAATGACATTGACCGTGTCATCGAAATATCGGTGTTTGATGATCAAAACGTCGAGTCCAATGTCGCAACATCAACGATAACTGTTGTTCCAGTCAATGATCTTCCCGAATCTGAGGACTTTAGCTTCGTTATTAATGACAACGATCCGACTCCGGTTGTGTTTGATTCAGGAGCGGCGCCTATTGATGGAGTGGACAGTGGTGTAGGTGATGATCATATTTCTGACGTAGAAGATGATATTAATAACCAGCAAGTGCTGGTAACTATCACTGAACTTCCGACAGGAGGAAAGCTATTCTATGACGGCGATGAGATAACTCAAGCGCACGTCGAAAACGGCGATACTTTCGATCCTACGAAGATTACCTACGAACCGAGTGAAGAAGCTCAAGGCTTCATCCTTGGTTCCAAGGTGATTCCGACTGAAAGTGATTTAGAAAGCTCTCGAGAGGAATTCTACAACTGGGGGAATGAGGTCGACGGTAAGAACCGCGTCTTAGAGCTCGCCAATGGCGATGAAATCACCATTAGCTCCAATAAAGGCAAGCTCACTCAGTATCGCGGAGATGTGCAAGACAACCATGTTGGTCATGGGTTGGGTATTGGTGGCGGTCAAGGGATAAACGAAGGTGAACAGCTCACTATTGATTTTTCTTCTCGTCCCGCCACGCATGTAGAGTTAGGTCTCGATGGCATGGGCGGGTATTTCTACAGCGGACTTGATAATGATAATGAGTCTGCTGTGACAATCGAAGTCATGCTAAGTGATGGCTCAACGGTGGAGTACGTACCCGATTTTCAAAAGGATAGTTCAGGAAACAATGAACTCTTCCATGCACTCAGCTTTTCTGTAGAGGACTTATCCGGTGTTGATGAGGGTGTGCTGATCACTGGAATCAGTGTCGGTACTTCTGGACCTGGCAACTGGGAGCTAAGATATCTTGATACAGCACTCAATGATAGCTTCAAGTACAAAGCGGTAGATAGTGATGAAGCACTGAGCGAAGAGTCTGTGGTTACTATCATTGACGAAAGGGATAACAACGCCGCACCTACGCTTGATTTAGACCTAAGTGCCGATGGTACTGGTTTTGATACCTTGTTTACTGAGGGCGATGCGCCAATCAACGTGGTCGATGATGACATCACCATTTTTGATGAGAATAATGTCATTGGCTCTGCTGAAATCTTGTTCACGAACCCGAAAGACGGAGATACTTTCGAGGTTGCGAGTTTGCAAGATGGCGATTTCTTACTTAGCGGTCTTCAATATGGTTACGAGGTTATTGATGAGGGATTACCAACCGAGTCGATTAAGATCACGCTAACAGGAGAGGCGACTCCTGCGGACTATGAAGCAGCCATTCAGCTGATTAAGTTTGAAAACTCGAGTCAAAACCCAGACCAAACAAGTCGAGTTATCGAGATCACTACATTTGACGATAAATCACTTCCTTCAAATACCGCAGTGTCGACGATTGATGTCAGCTCCGTTGCGGACGTTGTTGTTTCTCCAGCAGAAGGTGATGAAGATACTAATATCGACCTGGCCATTGTATTACCAGCAGGTAGTGATGTATCTAAGGTAGTGATTTCTGGCATTCCGAGTGGAGCTAAGCTCTTTGATGACGGCACAGAGTTGACGTTTACGGGTGATTCTATTGAAGTATTGCCTTCACAACTTGCCAAACTGTCCATTTTGCCACCAGAGAACAGTGACGAAGACTTTGTTTTAGCTGTAGATGGTGTAGGTAGTGGCGGTGCTTCCGTCGAAATGCACGACCTTTCGGTCACTGTAAAACCTGTTACCGACATGCCGACGCTAACGGTATCGGGCGAACAAATCCTGTCGGCAATCAATTTCGAGAACGTCGATTTAGGTAATAGAAGCTGGAAAGGTAATATCGATGGGACTCAGCTTAGTGTCGATACCTCAGATGAGCTCAATCTGGGTGATTGGGGTGTTATTACCGATCGAGGAGAGGTTGGTAAAGAGCGCGTTTATATGGGCAGCGGCGGTGACAACCAGATTTTTGAAATCGAGGGTCGCCGTGGTCAAACTGACTCTCTGTTTACCGAGTTTGATGGAGAGGCGGGTCAGTTTTACGAGTTAAACTTTGATGCTGCAGCTAGACGAAATGACTCGCCAATGGACATCATATTGACGAAAGAGACCTCACCTGGTGTCTGGGAAGACGTTGAGGTGCTGAGGTCTTATTCTAACGGTGGCGAGCATGAGCTTGATGTAAGGCAATGGTCTCGCGATGAACAAGTGTTCTTCCAAATTCCTGATGATGGTAGCTACAGAGTCGTTTTTGAATCACCCGAGCAAAATAGCTACGGTGCTCTTCTAGACAATATCACGTTGTCTGCCACAGAAAATGTAGGTTACGAAGACTCCCTAATTGATTTGAGTGATATCAGTGCGGCTTTAACGGATGTAGACGGTTCAGAATCATTGACTCTGCAACTTTCTGGTCTTCCCGATGGGGCTACCCTTTGGTTGGATGGCAGTGAACTAACGGTCACTGGTGGCGTTGTAGAGCTGCCTACGGACGTTAGTTTGGAGAACCTTCAGGTAGTAGTGGCCGATCCAAATACGTACACGCTGACCGTCACAGCCACCTCATCTGAGGGAGATACGGAGCACCCAGTAGCCGACAAGTCGGTCGTTAAAACCATTAACCTCATTGTTCTAGATGTGAATGAAGCGAACAACACCCCTCCGGAAGTTGTAGATTTTGATGTATTTGCGGGAGATGACACGATACCGCTGCATTTCGCGGATTTTGCAACTGACATCGAGGATGATGCAAACAGCGACAAAGACACCTTAGTTGAAATCACAGAGCTGCCACAGTACGGGGAACTCTACGTTGAGGTTAATAATGGCGATGGTCGATTGTACCTTGAGGTTGGGGATACCGTTTTGGATAAAACAGTAATCCAATATGAGCTTAATAATGGTTTCTCTGCAAATGAAGATGGTTTCGATCCAAGTCTTTCTGCCTTACTTGAACAAAGTATCGAGATTACTGGTGGTATCTATACCGGAGCGCGCCCCGACCCTGACTCAATCTCAGCAGAACAGTTGGCAAACATCGCTTACGATGATAATGGCAACGACAAACATAGCGGTTTCTTTACTCAACAAACTGGTCAAAACGGGCAGGATAACGAAAACGGCAATGGTCGTAACACGGATGAAGGCGAGTATATTGCGGTGCGCTATACTGCTGGGAGTATGACTCATGCCAAGGTTACCCTGGCGAGTCTGACTGGCAATATCGTTCAAGGTAATGGAAATGCGCAGGCAGCGGTAATAACAGCGTTCCTATATCTTAATGGAGCTTATGTCGGTGCCCAGCAGCTTGACCCTGATACCGACTTGCATCCAGCCTCAGGCAACAGCTCTAAAGTCGCGACAATGGATATTCAATCTGAACAGCCTTTTGATGAGGTTAGGGTTGTGTTGACGAATGAAAACGGCAAAGGGTTTGTTCTACAAGGCTTTGAGGCAGTAGATACAGATGTTACCGATAGCTTCAAATATGAAGCGGTTGACGATGACGGCGCGCGAAGCAGTAGTGACGCTACGGTAACCATCAACATTTCACCTGAGGGTAACTTCACCGACTCTAATAACGATGAAGATTACGACTTCGCTGCGAAGGGCACAGAAACTTCTTATCTATACGGTACAGAAGGGGATGACTTGCTCATAGGTGGTGATGGCGATGACCTGCTAATTGGTGGTAAAGGTAGTGATACTCTTACAGGTGGTGAGGGTAACGATACCTTTAAGTGGACCGAAAGTGATTTAGACGGTCATCGCGATGTGATTACTGACTTCTCTAGGGAAAACGGTAACAATGATGTCATTGATCTTAAAGACTTGTTTGAAGAAACAGACTCACTGGATGATCTGCTAGCTGACAATACAATTGTTGTTTCAGAAGACAACGGTAGCACTTTGATTAATGTCGATAAAGGCAATGGCAAGTCGGTAACTATTGAACTTGAAGGCGTTGTTGGTGTTGATAATAATATGCTTAATAACATTTTGATTATTCAAGATAGCTAG